AGACTTTGCCTTTCTAGAGGAGCCTTTTGACAGGTTGTGAGACAATATGCTCTCTTTTTGTCCTctagtttaaatgttcattttaagcCACGGCTATTCATCTTCACCTTCAACTGGGCCCCATCTTTTCAAATTGTCATAGgaaaaagacagattttttttaaaaacagtttaatatttatatgtaactaAGAAGTTAGTCGATACCATAAAGAAAGTGATGTGACCGCTTTTGCTAATAGTGTTTTTTCTGCTAATACATCTGTTTCTATCACCTGCTGTAGGTTGGCAGGATAATGAAAAGCAAGTCCAGACACATTTATTTTAGcctgttacattttaaatgtagcatTCTAAAACATATTCTGACTCTAAATTCTGTATATAATGAACTGTGTTTTAGGCTATTCTATATAAATGTGCCTATGTTGCTTGGAAACTGCGACCAAGCTTTAGTTAGGCAAATTAACCATACTTGGCAAAACTGTTTATTCTgatttttaattacacttttcatttttgacctttggaattttatattaaattttataatttatattatagtgAATATGGATTTTCGTTCagcacatctgctgtttttgtttagacTAATTAGCACACATAATAATTTATAAGGGCTGAAATACAAGTTTATCATTTCATaaaacctttgtgtgtgtgtgtgtgtgtgtgtgtgtgtgtgtgtgtgtgtgtgtgtgtgtgtgtgtgtgtgtgtgtgagtgtgtgtttcaaAACTTGCATTATTTGAATTATAGATTTTATGGACGTTTTACAGTTGGGGATATTACCGCAGACATTGGTTTTGTTTACATTCTAATATCAGAATTCTCCTAACTTTTCCAGAGTTAGCAACTATTATTCCTGAACAACATGGATAAAACTACGGCATTTTTATAGTGGGCTGCTTATAATTAAAATGCTTGCAAACTGCTTTATTCTCTCATTCTGCATAACAAGGGTGGAAGGAACAAGGGATTTTTTAAGTTAATACTTCAATACTttaccaaataaatacataaacaaacagaaaacaaatgaacaacacATAACTGTAAGTTTAGTAAGATCAGTCACTCATTTTCATTCTGTCCTTCTGCATCATAAGGGCGGGAATTCAATTGGCTTGGCTCTCACAGGTCATGGGTATTTTGTCCACTATGGTATTGGATACCACTATAAATGACTGTCCCCTCAATTATTGCACTGTTAAGGTATGGGAGTTGATTTAGGACACAGCCTTTGACTTCTAAACTTTTGTGGTGATGGAGAATTGCCTTAGTGTAAGTTATCAGAATAAGCAATGCAGTTAGTGCAAAATCTGATCCCCTATCGCACTAAAACATGTCACTCATGAATCATCACGAATGCCTGTTATCGCTCTTGATAAAAGtggctaaaaatagctaaaagtaTGGGCTCATCAGCATCAACACCAGCACCAGCCAACTCTGCATTTAGTGTGTGTTTAgtaatgtcaaaatgactgattgGATGGAGTAAGTGCACACTTGGGTTTTGTTTGTTAACCAGTTTGCCtataaaatgtaaatggtaaAAAATTGATCCCAAATTTTGTACACCCACCCACAAACAAATTAGTGTTGTTAGGCGATATGTTCCGTAGTCATATATCGTTCTATAGTCAGCCTATGAGATCGCGATACACAATATCATtgttctaatttatttaattatttacttagttTCATAGCCGGAGAGTGAACAAACTCCAGGGTAGGGCTGTTCAATATTTTATCAGTGAACAAAAACTAccataaaatcaaaaaacatcTCTTGAACAAACCATAGATAAAAAGAAGCATTCTTGGAGTACACTCTAATGACAAATTATCTGGATGGAATTTTGCATACATTACTAACTTCTAGTGGAGAAGCAAATAAGGGGGTGAGAGGTTaagatttccaaaaaaaaaataaaaaataataattgcctCCGAATAAGGGCCATCCTAACGTATATCTGCACTtggttgtttatgatgagagaattcagagaaagcagaattcagtcagcgagcgctGAACAACAAAACTCTAGTGCTTCAgcaatgactcatctgaatgcctctgattggccatcaaattcataagctcaacagaattgtgtACGATTGGTTAAAATGCAAAACCTTGGATGTGTGCGTAATAAATGCATAAGCACAGTTTCACACAAAGTGTGTGATCTACCAACTTCTACCTAAATGTctgaatgtgtgtaaatattaggACAAAATTTTGAACCTTTTCTACACACAGTTGATAAATGAGCCCCCTGGATACTATGCTGATAATGAAATTCACAGCACTTGCACTGTATGTATGCCTGGTACAAACCAAAGTATATTTTGGGATTTAGGTGGAAGGTAAGTTAACGACACACATAAAGCCAAGTACAGACTACAACACTGGAGACGGTTGCCCAGAGAACACTAAAAAACTCACAGTTTTGTTCACCTTTGTCACATTGTCAATATTCACTGTCAAGCAGGGTTCACACTGCCAGCAATTTACCCAGACAAAGCAGCCGGACATCACTTTGAGCTGGCAGTTTCTGGCAAAAACAAAGCTATCTGGGAATGGCTTCCTCAAATTTTTATATGATTGTTAAACCTTAATGTCTTTGACATTCTTGCGACTGATTTCCTAATTCCTAATTTTTTCTGCTTCCACAGGGTCTGCATCCATGCTGAGATGTGTGCTAGTGACCTGTCCAAGAGGCTGAGCTTGCTCTCTTTACCATGTAAATGCAAGAAGAAGCATGCTTTATTCCTCCACTAGTCCACCCGTGGCTTCAGGGCAGCCTAGTGCCACCCTGTACCCCACGCCCAAGGTGCTGACCCAGCCAGCGGGTACAAGAGCCATGGAGAATTCATTGGCAAAAGTCAACAGCTCACTAGAGCTCCGGGCGCTATCGGAATATGTAACGCCTTCAACCATTTGGCAGGACCCTGTCCAGGGCCTGAACCTTCCCATTCAGGTGTTCTTTGGCCTGGTTATCATCTGCGTGCTGCTGCTGGCCTTCCTCGGAAACATGGTGGTCTGCCTCATGGTTTACCAGAGAGCCGCTATGCGTTCCGCTATTAACATCTTGCTAGCCAGTCTCGCCTTTGCCGATATGATGTTAGCGGTCCTCAACATGCCCTTTGCGCTAGTCACAATGGTGACTACGCGTTGGATCTTCGGAGATGCGTTTTGCCGCATCTCAGCCATGTTCTTCTGGATGTTCCTGATGGAGGGAGTGGCTATTTTGATGATCATCAGCGTGGACCGCTTCCTAATCATTGTGCAAAAGCAGGACAAACTTAGTCCACGCAGGGCCAAAGTGTTGATCGCGGTCTCGTGGTCTCTGTCTTTCTGCTTTTCTTTCCCACTTTCCACTGGCCATCCAGCCCTGTACATCCCCCCCAGAGCACCGCAGTGTGTTTTCGGTTACACGGTTGAGCGTGGAGACCATGCTTATGTGATGCTCATTATGCTGGTGTTCTTCTTTGTACCATTCCTGGTGATGCTGTACACATTCATGGGCATCTTGAGTACTCTCCGCCACAACGCGCTGCGCATCCACTCCCACCCCGACTCAGTGTGCCTCAGCCAGGCCAGCAAGCTGGGTCTGATGAGTCTGCAGAGGCCCTTTCAGATGAACGTTGACATGAGCTTCAAAACACGTGCCTTCACCACGATCCTCATTCTATTCTCAGTCTTCACTGCATGCTGGGCTCCATTCGCCACCTACAGCCTGCTGTCCACCTTCAGTCACGCCTTCTACTACCGGCAGAACTTTTTTGAGATCAGCACATGGCTGCTGTGGATCTGCTACCTCAAATCGGCCCTGAATCCTCTCATCTACTACTGGAGAATCAAGAAGTTCCGTGACGCCTGCCTTGACCTGATGCCCAAGTACTTCAAGTTCCTGCCGCCACTTCCTGGCCACACGAAGAGACGTATCCGCCCCAGTGCTGTTTATGTGTGCGGGGAGCATCGATCTGTGGTGTAGTGGAGGACGTTTCTGAAGCTTCTTTTGTAATTCTTACAGTACAATCTTATCAAGCTGTGATCTGTTTGGTCTTTCTTTCGAACCGCAGGATGTTTTAGCTGTAAAAGATTGTACAGATGAGACGGTTTACAGAGCCTGTACATTAAACTACTTTaattgcacaattttttttttataggatttAGATCGTAATAGAAGTTTGTTCAAGTCAGGTGCTGCTATATTCGGTGAAAATGTGCAATCTTCTGTTTTATGCCATGAATGTAATACGATTTTGTGTGCTGTAtatggtttggtttgttttgtttttttcctggcTTTGTGATTCTGTTTTACActtaaccattttctatttaattttactgTTGATTGCTCAGCTAAGACAGATTGCtcagttttcaaatatttttagtgtGGAAATAAAGGAAAGGCATTTTACAAAGGTATACGCATGTTCCAAACTTTGTGGAGATACAtgatttttaatgtgaattttaaaattgtgatttacaTGACTGGAAGTGAATAAAATCAtggaaattaatacaattaaacctCATGGAATTTGTGTGGTCATATACATTTTTGTAGTTATGACTCATTGTGTATTCTTCATTCAGTTTTAATtcaattgatttttaattaactgaTTTGAAAGGTTTCAGAAGTGTATCGGCCGAAAGGTGGGGGAACCCTGTGGATATTTCTGTACAGCACAAGGTTGTTTTATATATCATATGAACAGCATCTAACCAATTGCTTGTTGCTGACatgccattaaaaacaaacaaccaattaACCAGCTGAAGgatattttttcccctctcaatGTCAAATGGCAAGCATTTAAGAATAaatttgtaatgtctgtttgtcATGGAAAAAAGTCCTCTGCTCATTTGAGGCCGCAGCGAATGGTTGATTTGCTTCTACAGTGTCCGTCTGAGCCTTTGTAGTGTGCCGCCTTCATTTAGATGATGATTTGTTCTGAGGCTGGCCAGGCTGGAGGTAAACCCTGAAGCTTTTTGAATCTGAAAGGTAATTTTCCTTTACTAGTGTCCCTTGTGGGGTTCATTATTTCTCCAGCCACCGCTAATGAGGATGCTGTGGGCTTTAGAAGCTCATCAGAACCAATGTGTGGAACGCTATTACTTAGCAACAGTATGTATTACTTGGTAACCAGCTTGTATTATTTAGCGTTTGTACACTCCGGTGGGAGTTTTTGTTATTTGGAGATGCCATTATAACACTGACATAAAACAGGCTTTCTAATTTTTGTGGATTTGTAATGTCACAAAAAATAATTAGATGCTTTGAAATCACACCCTATCTTAAATGATTGTagaaatataaaagttttaatataaagaaatataaattttgtttattttaagattaagaaatataaaattttgtttaaccAAATGGTCAAGAACAGATATCAAGTTTTCTTTATTAAGGTTTCCATcttgataacattttaaaatagctccTCCAGCATGgtctataaaattaaattatagagaTAAATATGTTTTCATCCAATGTTCAAATTGAAAGTGGTACTGTATGTATGGTCATGTCCAAGGATAATTCAAGCTAAAAAGTGTTTCATTAAATTTcattgtttcaattaaatttcaataaaacTTAAATTCCTaagtttcagttgaaattacaaATTTTGGAATGTTTGTCATTTCACTTCAAATTCGGgaaatgtatttgaattttaaagtcaACTATGAATAGTGGTCGAATGTGGCAGTGGTGTTCCCCGTGTCTTTTAAACAAAGCACAACACTTATATTTGTAAATttcattgtatatttatttgctgtaattttagttttataaaaccacatttatcactttcacacaaaacaaaaatatagagcaaccatttgaaaaatgaaaataaattcccCTCACACACCTTTATGTAGGcctaattatcaaaaaaaataacttgacactgacttttaaattgctttatgtctgtctatatttaattttaccaTGAAACTGATCATGTAACTTCATTCctgtatattttatgaatatgctTTATCAGCTCATATGTACTTGTTTGTGCATGTATAGCTTTAGAGCGTGTTCTTACATTTTTAGAAGTGTATATATGTCCATTGGGAGATGGTCATTTAGATTTTTCTTATAGAGGTATATCAGTTTTCACACTCTCACTTTCAACTTCTATTGCTGTTCTACTCAAAAAAAGAATTTACTCATCATCTCCCTGCCGTTCCCATGGCAACAAGGATGAAAAAGTGTTCAAGAAACCTGTCCCCGAACACtgcaaagaaaaaggaaaaattacacaaatgtaaAGAAGAGCAATTGTATGCTTGTACAATAATAGCCATCTGGAACAACCATGTAATACAGTCCCTGCACCCTGCTAAGctgctttaatatattttcagatgatggagcttacatttacaaaatcataGCTTTAATGCACAGAAGCTATGCTATCCTCTGACAAAGGATGTTTTCTTTGAAAGCCCTATTGAAAAGTCTTTTCAGCAGTGTTACTGCACAGACTTTTCAATAGGGCTTTCaaagaaaacaactaaaactgaaacaacc
The sequence above is drawn from the Cyprinus carpio isolate SPL01 chromosome B20, ASM1834038v1, whole genome shotgun sequence genome and encodes:
- the gpr63 gene encoding probable G-protein coupled receptor 63 gives rise to the protein MLYSSTSPPVASGQPSATLYPTPKVLTQPAGTRAMENSLAKVNSSLELRALSEYVTPSTIWQDPVQGLNLPIQVFFGLVIICVLLLAFLGNMVVCLMVYQRAAMRSAINILLASLAFADMMLAVLNMPFALVTMVTTRWIFGDAFCRISAMFFWMFLMEGVAILMIISVDRFLIIVQKQDKLSPRRAKVLIAVSWSLSFCFSFPLSTGHPALYIPPRAPQCVFGYTVERGDHAYVMLIMLVFFFVPFLVMLYTFMGILSTLRHNALRIHSHPDSVCLSQASKLGLMSLQRPFQMNVDMSFKTRAFTTILILFSVFTACWAPFATYSLLSTFSHAFYYRQNFFEISTWLLWICYLKSALNPLIYYWRIKKFRDACLDLMPKYFKFLPPLPGHTKRRIRPSAVYVCGEHRSVV